One segment of Fusobacterium russii ATCC 25533 DNA contains the following:
- a CDS encoding ROK family protein: MHYYIGIDLGGTNTKIGILDSQGNVIASGGIKTDANNMIRTLEMIWEESKNLLKKSNLKEEVVKGVGIGIPGPVVNKSIVTFFSNFNWDRNVNLKREFEKISKIETIIENDVNVIAQGEAIFGAAKNKKSSITVAIGTGIGGGIIIDGNLVSGNTGVGGEIGHIKLEKNGKLCGCGQRGCFEAYASAKSLIKEAQNRLTLNKNNMLYDEINGNINVLEAKHIFDCAKKGDKFSLDLVDYESDYLAMGIGSLLNIINPEILVISGGISLAGDILLNSVREKLKLYTMPPALENFEIVLGKLGNEAGVKGAAALFYQKDQQ; the protein is encoded by the coding sequence TTGCATTATTATATAGGAATAGATTTGGGAGGAACAAATACTAAAATTGGAATTTTAGATTCACAAGGAAATGTTATTGCAAGTGGTGGGATAAAAACTGACGCAAATAATATGATAAGAACTTTAGAAATGATTTGGGAAGAATCAAAAAACTTACTAAAAAAATCTAATTTGAAAGAGGAAGTCGTAAAAGGTGTAGGTATAGGAATACCAGGTCCTGTAGTGAATAAAAGTATTGTAACATTTTTTTCAAATTTTAATTGGGATAGAAATGTGAATTTAAAGAGAGAATTTGAAAAAATATCTAAAATAGAAACTATAATCGAAAATGATGTGAATGTTATAGCACAGGGAGAAGCAATATTTGGTGCAGCTAAAAATAAAAAATCTTCTATAACTGTGGCAATAGGTACAGGCATAGGAGGAGGTATTATTATAGATGGAAATTTAGTTTCGGGGAATACAGGAGTAGGTGGAGAAATTGGACATATAAAATTAGAAAAGAATGGTAAACTTTGTGGTTGTGGACAGAGAGGCTGTTTTGAAGCTTATGCATCGGCTAAGTCACTTATAAAGGAAGCACAGAATAGACTTACATTAAATAAGAATAATATGCTTTATGATGAAATAAATGGAAATATCAATGTATTGGAAGCCAAACATATATTTGATTGTGCAAAGAAGGGAGATAAATTTTCTTTAGACTTAGTTGATTACGAAAGTGATTACCTAGCTATGGGAATAGGAAGTTTACTTAACATAATAAATCCTGAAATTTTAGTTATAAGTGGAGGCATATCCTTAGCCGGAGATATCTTGCTTAATAGTGTAAGAGAAAAATTAAAGCTTTATACTATGCCCCCTGCACTTGAAAATTTTGAAATCGTACTTGGAAAATTGGGAAATGAAGCCGGAGTCAAGGGAGCAGCAGCATTATTTTATCAAAAAGACCAACAATAA
- the gltS gene encoding sodium/glutamate symporter, giving the protein MREITLDMYQTLGLAIILLLLGTWIKSKVNVLQKYFIPAPVIGGLLFSLLMLVGHSMEIVTFNFDSNLRNFFMVVFFTSVGFLASFSLLKKGGLGVALFLIAAIILVTLQNGVGVALAKAFGLNPGIGLAAGSIPLTGGHGTSGAFGPYLEERGVVGATVVAIASATYGLVAGCLIGGPIAKRLMEKFNLTSKDDRKEQISTAEEDRVTESSIFRAVCLIGIAMGLGATITPIVKNAGLSLPAYLIPMLIAAIMRNIIDGTSKKTPVNEISIVGNVCLSLFLSMALMSMKLWQLADLALPLITILIVQTVVMGFFAYFVTFNIMGRDYDAAVMSTGHCGFGMGATPNAIANMEAFTSVNGFSTKAFFVVPLVGSLFIDFFNAIIIQTFTNIFVG; this is encoded by the coding sequence ATGAGAGAGATTACATTGGATATGTATCAAACTTTAGGTTTAGCAATTATTTTGTTACTTTTGGGGACATGGATTAAGTCAAAAGTAAATGTATTACAAAAATACTTTATCCCTGCTCCAGTTATCGGAGGATTATTATTCTCTTTACTTATGTTAGTAGGTCACAGTATGGAAATTGTAACATTTAACTTTGATTCAAACTTAAGAAACTTCTTCATGGTAGTATTCTTTACCTCAGTAGGATTTTTAGCAAGTTTTTCTCTACTAAAGAAAGGTGGACTTGGAGTTGCTCTTTTCCTAATTGCTGCAATTATATTAGTTACTTTACAAAATGGTGTTGGAGTCGCTCTGGCAAAAGCATTTGGTCTAAATCCTGGAATTGGTTTAGCAGCCGGTTCTATTCCTTTAACAGGAGGACATGGTACATCTGGTGCATTTGGACCTTATTTAGAAGAAAGAGGTGTTGTAGGGGCAACTGTTGTTGCAATAGCTTCAGCAACTTATGGACTTGTAGCTGGATGTTTAATTGGAGGACCAATAGCTAAAAGATTAATGGAAAAATTCAATTTAACTTCTAAAGATGACAGAAAAGAACAAATTTCGACAGCAGAAGAAGATAGAGTAACAGAATCATCTATTTTTAGAGCTGTTTGCTTAATCGGTATAGCTATGGGACTTGGTGCTACTATCACTCCTATAGTTAAAAATGCAGGTTTATCTTTACCAGCATATTTAATTCCAATGTTAATAGCTGCTATAATGAGAAACATTATAGACGGTACTTCTAAGAAAACTCCAGTTAATGAAATTTCAATAGTTGGAAATGTGTGTCTATCACTATTCTTATCTATGGCATTAATGAGTATGAAGTTATGGCAATTAGCTGATCTAGCTTTACCTTTAATAACTATTTTAATTGTACAAACAGTTGTAATGGGATTCTTTGCTTACTTTGTTACTTTCAATATCATGGGAAGAGATTATGATGCTGCGGTTATGTCAACAGGACACTGTGGATTTGGAATGGGAGCTACACCAAATGCTATAGCAAATATGGAAGCATTTACTTCAGTAAACGGTTTCTCTACTAAAGCATTCTTTGTTGTTCCTCTAGTTGGATCTCTATTTATAGATTTCTTCAATGCAATTATAATTCAAACATTTACAAATATATTTGTTGGATAA
- the secG gene encoding preprotein translocase subunit SecG produces the protein MQTLLTIFLFIFAFILIVLVLVQPDRSHGMTASMGLGSSNTIFGIDKDGGPLAKATEIVAFLFILCSLLLYLIR, from the coding sequence ATGCAAACATTATTGACTATATTTCTTTTTATCTTTGCATTTATACTTATTGTTTTAGTCCTTGTGCAACCTGATAGAAGTCATGGTATGACTGCAAGTATGGGACTTGGTTCTTCTAATACAATATTTGGAATTGATAAAGATGGTGGTCCGTTGGCTAAGGCTACAGAAATTGTTGCTTTTCTATTTATATTATGTTCTTTGTTACTATATTTAATTCGTTAA
- the glmS gene encoding methylaspartate mutase subunit S, protein MKSKKVVIGVIGSDCHTVGNKIIHRKLQENGFDVINIGVLSPQIDFINAALETNADAIIVSSIYGYGELDCQGMREKCKEYGLENILLYVGGNIGNGNEDWCNIEERFKKLGFNRIYKPGTDIEVTIEDLKKDLKLI, encoded by the coding sequence ATGAAAAGTAAAAAAGTTGTGATAGGAGTTATAGGCTCTGATTGTCATACTGTTGGAAATAAAATAATTCACCGCAAACTTCAAGAAAATGGCTTTGATGTAATAAATATAGGTGTTTTATCTCCACAAATTGACTTTATAAATGCAGCATTGGAAACAAATGCAGATGCTATTATTGTGTCTTCGATTTACGGCTATGGTGAGCTTGATTGTCAAGGAATGCGAGAAAAATGTAAGGAATACGGTTTGGAAAATATTCTTTTATATGTCGGTGGAAATATAGGAAATGGTAACGAGGATTGGTGTAATATAGAGGAAAGATTTAAAAAACTTGGGTTTAACAGAATATATAAACCTGGAACTGATATTGAAGTAACTATTGAAGATTTAAAGAAAGACTTAAAGCTAATATAA
- the glmL gene encoding methylaspartate mutase accessory protein GlmL, with product MIELYLAIDFGSTYTKLTAIDLTNQDIIATTRALTTIKEDITIGYLNAYEDLKNILNKKIGENNYIIKYKNACSSAAGGLKIIAIGLVPDLTTKATKIAALSAGARVIKTYAFELSDTDIDEIRKTNYDILVLSGGTNGGNKEYILKNAKKIAEGKLNKPVIVAGNEEAQDEVAKILKAYSLEYYLTENVMPVVNKINAEKLREVIREVFMKNIVKAKGMENVENLVDGIIMPTPAAVIKAAELFAKGTKSQKGFGDVLVVDIGGATTDVHSIGKGLPKSHNIQLKGLEEPYSKRTVEGDLGMSYSAMSLYEATTLNKIRTYLGSKDSKIDIKDNFKFREENPDFIAEQEDDILFNEMMAMICTEIAINRHVGVIECIYSPMGTIFTQSGKDLTDVKYIIGTGGVIANSKNPEKILNTALYKEDDLNLKPKYADFLIDKYYILSAMGLLSNNFPDIAFEILKRYLIKV from the coding sequence ATGATAGAATTATATCTGGCAATAGATTTTGGAAGTACCTATACAAAATTAACGGCTATCGATTTAACAAATCAAGATATTATAGCTACAACTAGAGCTCTCACAACCATTAAAGAAGATATTACCATAGGCTATCTTAATGCCTATGAAGATTTAAAAAATATTTTAAATAAAAAAATTGGAGAAAATAATTATATAATAAAATATAAAAATGCTTGCTCCTCTGCTGCCGGCGGTTTAAAAATAATAGCCATAGGTTTAGTCCCTGATCTTACTACAAAGGCAACCAAAATAGCAGCTCTAAGTGCAGGTGCCAGAGTTATTAAAACCTATGCTTTTGAATTAAGTGATACTGATATAGATGAAATTAGAAAAACAAATTATGATATACTGGTTCTTTCAGGTGGAACTAACGGTGGGAACAAAGAATATATATTAAAAAATGCAAAGAAAATTGCAGAAGGAAAACTCAATAAACCTGTTATAGTTGCAGGAAATGAAGAAGCACAAGATGAAGTTGCAAAAATCTTAAAGGCATACTCTTTGGAATATTACTTAACTGAAAATGTAATGCCTGTTGTAAATAAAATAAATGCCGAGAAATTAAGAGAAGTTATAAGAGAAGTCTTTATGAAGAATATAGTCAAAGCTAAGGGAATGGAAAATGTAGAAAACTTAGTTGACGGAATTATAATGCCTACTCCGGCAGCAGTTATAAAAGCTGCTGAGCTTTTTGCTAAGGGAACTAAATCACAAAAAGGCTTCGGTGATGTTTTAGTTGTTGATATAGGAGGAGCTACAACTGATGTTCATTCAATTGGAAAAGGTCTACCGAAATCACATAATATTCAATTAAAAGGACTTGAAGAACCCTATAGTAAAAGGACTGTTGAAGGTGATTTAGGAATGAGTTATTCAGCAATGTCCCTTTATGAGGCTACAACTTTAAACAAAATAAGAACTTACCTAGGAAGTAAAGACTCAAAAATAGATATTAAAGATAACTTTAAATTTAGGGAAGAAAATCCTGATTTTATTGCAGAGCAAGAAGATGATATTCTGTTTAATGAAATGATGGCTATGATTTGCACCGAAATTGCAATCAATCGTCATGTCGGTGTAATAGAATGTATATATTCACCTATGGGAACTATTTTCACTCAAAGTGGAAAAGACTTAACTGATGTGAAATATATTATAGGTACTGGTGGTGTTATAGCGAACAGCAAGAATCCAGAAAAAATATTAAATACCGCCCTATATAAAGAAGACGATTTAAATTTAAAACCTAAATATGCAGACTTTTTAATAGATAAATATTACATTTTATCTGCAATGGGCTTACTATCCAATAATTTTCCGGATATAGCATTTGAAATATTAAAAAGATATTTAATAAAAGTTTAA
- a CDS encoding MgtC/SapB family protein — translation MDIFVQELSKDLFASELSLPIVCFRVFLAILFGGIIGFEREKNNRPAGFRTHILVCIGAAIVSMIEDQLRINLMSQSTSTGVNLALGRLGAQVISGIGFLGAGSIMKDKGETIGGMTTAAGIWATGCVGLCIGWGFHNIAIVAIFFMLIVMVSFKKIESKLIKKSRLINFEIKYEFEEDLTDVMLSCYEVFREKSIRIAKIDKDLENHLIIFTVSMKGRNNISDVIVSLSANKKVEYVRDI, via the coding sequence ATGGACATATTTGTACAAGAACTTTCAAAAGATCTTTTTGCTTCTGAACTTTCACTACCAATAGTATGCTTTAGAGTCTTTCTGGCTATTTTATTTGGAGGAATTATTGGATTTGAAAGAGAGAAAAATAACCGACCTGCAGGTTTTAGAACACATATATTGGTTTGTATTGGAGCTGCCATTGTTTCAATGATAGAAGATCAACTTAGAATAAATTTGATGTCCCAATCTACTTCTACCGGCGTCAATCTAGCTCTAGGAAGACTAGGAGCTCAAGTTATAAGTGGAATAGGTTTCTTGGGAGCCGGAAGTATAATGAAAGATAAGGGCGAAACTATAGGTGGTATGACAACAGCTGCCGGAATTTGGGCAACAGGTTGTGTGGGACTATGTATAGGTTGGGGCTTTCATAATATAGCCATAGTTGCTATATTTTTTATGCTTATTGTTATGGTTTCATTTAAAAAAATTGAATCAAAATTGATAAAGAAATCAAGACTTATAAATTTTGAAATAAAATATGAATTTGAAGAAGATTTAACAGATGTTATGCTGTCTTGTTATGAAGTTTTTAGAGAAAAATCAATTAGGATAGCAAAGATAGATAAAGATTTAGAAAATCACTTAATTATTTTCACAGTAAGTATGAAAGGTCGAAATAATATCTCAGATGTAATAGTCAGTCTATCTGCTAATAAAAAAGTTGAATATGTAAGGGATATATAA
- the ruvC gene encoding crossover junction endodeoxyribonuclease RuvC: MRIIGIDPGTAIVGYGIVDFNKNKYTAVHYGVITTSKDLNMEDRLLIIYQELRKILDEYKPEYMAIEDLFYFKNNKTVISVAQARGIILLNAKQNNIPVASYTPLQVKIGITGYGKADKKQIQQMIQKFLGLTEIPKPDDAADALAIAITHINSLNSKINFSSDRNFKNLKVKSNKITLEEYKNLLKNR; encoded by the coding sequence ATGAGAATTATCGGAATTGATCCGGGAACTGCAATAGTAGGTTACGGTATTGTAGATTTTAACAAAAATAAATACACTGCTGTACATTATGGTGTTATAACTACTTCTAAAGATTTAAATATGGAGGATAGACTGCTTATAATTTATCAAGAGTTAAGAAAGATTCTTGATGAATATAAACCAGAATATATGGCAATTGAGGATCTATTCTACTTTAAAAATAATAAAACCGTTATTTCTGTTGCACAAGCTAGAGGTATAATTTTATTAAATGCCAAACAAAATAATATTCCAGTTGCCAGTTATACTCCTCTACAGGTAAAGATTGGAATAACCGGCTATGGAAAGGCTGACAAAAAACAAATTCAGCAGATGATACAAAAGTTTTTAGGCTTGACAGAGATTCCTAAGCCTGATGATGCTGCTGATGCTTTAGCAATAGCAATCACTCATATAAATTCATTGAATTCAAAAATAAACTTTTCAAGTGATAGAAACTTTAAAAATTTAAAAGTCAAATCTAATAAAATTACCTTAGAAGAATATAAAAATTTATTAAAAAATAGGTGA
- a CDS encoding KdsC family phosphatase: MHSIRILVLDVDGTLTDGKLYIDDYLDNSSNELKAFNVRDGFAIVNWIKLGGEVAILTGKKSNIVEKRAKELSIKYVIQASKNKSKDLKALLDKIGLNFSNVAYMGDDINDLGVMKKVALPACPKDSVEEVLKVAKFISNKTGGNGAVRDLLEHIMKQNGMWEKVLKKYIEE; encoded by the coding sequence ATGCATAGTATAAGAATTTTAGTTCTTGATGTAGATGGTACATTAACTGATGGTAAACTGTATATTGATGATTATTTAGATAACAGCTCAAATGAATTAAAAGCTTTTAATGTCCGTGATGGCTTCGCTATTGTAAACTGGATAAAATTAGGTGGGGAAGTTGCTATACTTACAGGTAAAAAATCTAATATAGTTGAAAAAAGAGCTAAAGAATTAAGTATAAAATATGTGATTCAAGCTTCTAAAAATAAATCAAAAGATTTAAAAGCTCTTCTGGATAAAATTGGTCTTAACTTTTCAAATGTTGCCTATATGGGTGATGATATAAATGACTTAGGAGTTATGAAAAAAGTTGCCTTGCCTGCCTGTCCAAAAGATTCAGTTGAAGAGGTCTTAAAAGTTGCAAAATTTATTTCAAATAAAACTGGAGGAAATGGAGCTGTTAGAGATCTGCTGGAACATATTATGAAACAAAATGGAATGTGGGAAAAAGTTTTAAAAAAATATATTGAAGAATAA
- a CDS encoding NADPH-dependent FMN reductase, whose product MKKNILLVNGSLRKDSFNQSIVDYIKIELEAKGYETTQAVISDLPFFNQDIEMPAPSSVERLREKMKRASALWIVTPEYNGSVPGGLKNFLDWISRPVEKGVFGPPDFVKGKLVAVSGAAGRSGAALVIQELTGLLTRMALKPLEKTTGLILPTEAFQTGKFILSDEQKKALNEQIELFIQNL is encoded by the coding sequence ATGAAAAAAAATATTTTATTAGTTAATGGATCATTAAGAAAAGATTCGTTTAATCAAAGCATAGTTGATTATATAAAAATAGAATTAGAAGCTAAGGGTTATGAAACAACACAAGCAGTTATTTCAGATTTACCATTTTTTAATCAAGATATAGAAATGCCAGCACCAAGTTCTGTAGAAAGGCTTAGAGAGAAAATGAAAAGAGCATCTGCTCTTTGGATTGTTACACCTGAATATAATGGAAGTGTACCGGGAGGTTTAAAAAACTTTTTAGATTGGATTTCACGTCCGGTAGAAAAAGGTGTTTTTGGACCACCAGATTTTGTAAAGGGGAAATTAGTTGCAGTAAGTGGTGCAGCAGGACGTTCAGGAGCAGCTTTAGTTATACAGGAATTAACGGGACTTTTAACTCGTATGGCTTTAAAACCACTAGAAAAAACAACTGGACTTATTTTACCTACCGAAGCTTTCCAAACTGGAAAATTTATTTTATCTGATGAACAGAAAAAAGCTTTAAATGAGCAAATAGAATTATTTATACAAAACTTATAA
- a CDS encoding TIGR02328 family protein — MRLWHEDLIKRLPAQQLLGQHRECCALRGNGWGKKHSVVDYVFLYSAFKLFKYHELVMQEMHRRGYKVSKEWCNKNYRGKNCEPYKNLEEVEISYPIYKEHNSEYLRECLLNLLEKNIVIEDYNV, encoded by the coding sequence ATGAGATTATGGCATGAAGATTTAATAAAAAGACTCCCAGCACAACAATTATTAGGACAGCATAGGGAATGTTGTGCTTTACGAGGTAATGGCTGGGGAAAAAAACATTCAGTTGTAGACTATGTATTTCTATATTCAGCTTTTAAACTTTTTAAATATCATGAGTTAGTAATGCAAGAAATGCATAGGAGAGGCTATAAGGTATCAAAGGAATGGTGTAACAAAAATTATAGAGGAAAGAACTGTGAACCCTATAAAAATCTTGAAGAAGTTGAAATAAGCTATCCAATTTATAAAGAACATAATTCTGAATATCTAAGAGAATGTTTACTAAATTTACTTGAAAAAAATATAGTGATAGAGGATTATAATGTATAA
- a CDS encoding DUF1722 domain-containing protein: MPTKVSMHVESVVLMKKGNRFLCEKLWAENKYLVLSKSQLIYKKIRGYLKEDTVDIDLLEGFIKNAVELDENPKEVINCLQHIWGYFKKESKEIEKKEFFELLDKYEKAEVTKEDILRYLKLLLKKYPNEYLKNSNIFKFIEE; this comes from the coding sequence ATGCCAACTAAAGTTTCAATGCATGTGGAGAGTGTGGTTTTGATGAAAAAGGGAAATAGATTTTTATGTGAAAAACTTTGGGCAGAAAATAAATATCTAGTTCTTAGTAAATCTCAACTTATTTATAAAAAAATAAGAGGGTATTTAAAAGAAGATACTGTTGATATTGACTTGCTCGAAGGTTTTATTAAAAATGCTGTTGAGTTAGATGAAAACCCTAAGGAAGTTATAAATTGCTTACAGCATATATGGGGATATTTTAAAAAAGAATCTAAAGAGATAGAAAAAAAAGAATTTTTTGAACTGCTTGATAAATATGAAAAAGCAGAAGTTACTAAAGAAGATATTTTGAGATATTTAAAACTTTTATTGAAAAAATACCCCAATGAATATTTAAAAAATTCAAATATATTTAAGTTTATAGAGGAGTAG
- a CDS encoding Fic family protein produces MADKNWELELNEYIRQGEPDKVDKSNAWKTAIGLQDVDGLKPSEYLIETAKQHIEGRITISEADKRIHSYYEERQDRNEIEADTKEADIVSVRIAKLLGEKTFQFSPVEWQNIHRKLFEGVFSHAGKLRDYNITKKEWVLKGDTVLYASFDSIRDTLDYDFLQEKNFSYEGLTIEESVRHITKFTSGIWQIHPFGEGNTRSTAVFIIKYLKTFGFSVSIETFAENSWYFRNALVRANYNDLQNGIHATTEFLELFFENLLVNAGHELKNRYMHVDFENESATQSAKDAVSKCKNCTLEELVIIQELIKNPAITQKELAGKIGKSERTIKTRTVKMQEKGLICRENGKRNGKWKVLVQV; encoded by the coding sequence TTGGCTGATAAAAACTGGGAATTGGAGTTAAATGAATATATACGCCAGGGTGAACCGGATAAAGTTGATAAGAGTAATGCTTGGAAAACAGCCATTGGTCTTCAGGATGTTGATGGACTGAAGCCTTCAGAGTATTTGATTGAAACTGCGAAGCAGCATATCGAAGGAAGAATAACTATATCTGAAGCTGATAAGCGAATTCATAGTTACTATGAAGAACGTCAGGATAGAAACGAAATTGAAGCTGACACAAAAGAAGCAGATATTGTTTCAGTAAGAATTGCTAAGTTACTCGGAGAGAAGACCTTTCAGTTCTCACCTGTGGAATGGCAGAATATTCACCGTAAGTTATTTGAAGGTGTATTTAGTCATGCAGGTAAGCTTCGAGATTACAATATTACAAAGAAAGAGTGGGTACTTAAGGGAGACACTGTGTTGTATGCTTCATTTGATAGTATTCGAGATACTCTTGATTATGATTTTTTGCAGGAGAAGAACTTCTCTTATGAGGGACTAACAATAGAAGAGTCTGTGAGACATATTACCAAATTTACTTCCGGTATATGGCAGATTCATCCATTCGGAGAAGGTAATACCAGATCGACAGCAGTATTTATTATTAAGTATCTTAAGACATTTGGATTTTCGGTTAGCATTGAAACTTTTGCTGAGAATTCCTGGTATTTTAGAAATGCTTTGGTTAGAGCTAACTATAATGACCTACAAAATGGTATTCACGCGACTACTGAGTTCTTAGAATTGTTTTTTGAAAATCTGTTGGTGAATGCCGGGCATGAACTTAAAAATAGATATATGCACGTTGACTTTGAAAATGAAAGTGCAACTCAAAGTGCAAAAGATGCAGTTTCAAAGTGCAAAAATTGCACTTTGGAAGAATTGGTAATTATACAAGAGCTAATTAAAAATCCAGCGATTACCCAAAAAGAATTAGCTGGAAAAATTGGGAAATCAGAAAGAACGATTAAGACCCGAACTGTCAAAATGCAGGAAAAAGGATTAATCTGTAGAGAGAATGGAAAGAGAAATGGCAAGTGGAAAGTGCTTGTTCAGGTATAA
- the rlmD gene encoding 23S rRNA (uracil(1939)-C(5))-methyltransferase RlmD → MLKKSDIVEVKIEKIVFGGEGLGYYDKSFAIFVPMSVPDDIVEVEIISVKKTYARGLIKKIIKAGPERVRTDKITFEDFDGCDFAMLEYEAQLKYKKMMVEDVMQRLGKLSNFSLDKIVASENILHYRNKIIEPFSTYNNKIISGFFKRKSHDVFEVEENILNSKLGNRIIKRLKELLNERKISVYDEQSHTGLLRNVMIRTNSKSEAMIVLIINANKISPEVENILLSLKDELKEIKSIYFSSNTKKTNTLLGEKNNLIWGSKYIQENIEGINFYISPNSFFQINLEQTKKLYSLALSMFSNIEDKHIVDAYSGTGTIAMIMAKKAKKVYSIEIVKSATEDGKRTAQENGIENIEFINGAVEEKLEELVKAKKQIDTIIFDPPRKGLEVSIINKVAELSLREVVYISCNPSTLARDIKLFTEKGYSPERLEAVDMFPQTSHVETICLLSHKAKV, encoded by the coding sequence ATGTTAAAGAAATCTGATATTGTTGAAGTTAAAATTGAAAAAATTGTATTTGGAGGCGAAGGGCTGGGATACTATGATAAGTCTTTTGCTATTTTTGTACCTATGTCTGTCCCAGATGATATTGTAGAAGTTGAAATTATTTCTGTAAAGAAAACATATGCAAGAGGTCTTATAAAAAAGATTATAAAAGCAGGTCCTGAAAGAGTAAGAACTGACAAAATTACTTTTGAAGATTTTGATGGTTGCGACTTTGCAATGCTCGAATATGAGGCACAGCTAAAGTATAAAAAAATGATGGTTGAAGATGTCATGCAAAGGCTGGGAAAACTTAGCAATTTTTCTTTAGATAAAATTGTGGCAAGTGAGAATATTTTGCACTATAGAAATAAAATTATAGAGCCTTTCTCAACTTATAATAATAAAATAATTAGCGGCTTTTTTAAGAGAAAAAGTCATGATGTATTTGAGGTTGAAGAAAATATTTTAAATTCCAAATTGGGAAATAGAATTATAAAAAGATTAAAAGAGCTATTAAATGAAAGAAAAATATCTGTGTATGATGAACAATCTCATACTGGTCTTTTAAGAAATGTTATGATTAGAACAAATTCAAAAAGTGAGGCTATGATTGTTCTTATAATAAATGCCAACAAAATTAGCCCTGAAGTAGAAAATATTCTACTGTCTTTAAAAGATGAACTTAAAGAAATAAAATCAATTTATTTTTCGAGTAATACCAAGAAAACCAACACATTACTAGGAGAAAAAAATAATCTTATTTGGGGAAGTAAATATATTCAAGAAAATATAGAGGGAATAAATTTCTATATTTCACCAAATTCATTTTTTCAAATTAATTTGGAACAGACTAAAAAACTCTACTCACTTGCTTTATCAATGTTTTCTAACATTGAAGATAAACATATAGTGGATGCTTATTCTGGAACAGGGACTATTGCTATGATTATGGCTAAGAAAGCTAAGAAGGTTTATTCAATAGAAATAGTTAAGTCTGCAACTGAAGATGGAAAAAGAACAGCTCAGGAGAATGGTATAGAAAATATAGAATTTATAAATGGTGCTGTTGAAGAAAAATTGGAAGAGCTTGTGAAAGCTAAAAAACAGATTGATACCATTATTTTTGATCCACCTAGAAAAGGGTTGGAAGTTTCTATAATAAATAAAGTGGCAGAACTCTCATTAAGGGAGGTCGTTTATATTTCTTGTAATCCTTCAACTTTGGCAAGAGATATAAAGCTGTTTACTGAAAAAGGATATTCTCCGGAAAGACTTGAAGCAGTGGATATGTTTCCTCAGACTAGCCATGTGGAGACGATTTGCTTACTCTCGCATAAAGCTAAAGTTTAA